In a genomic window of Roseiflexus castenholzii DSM 13941:
- a CDS encoding ABC transporter permease, with the protein MFLKQYLIPRLIQYVLVIFLGITAVFFIPRLLPNDPVLRTIAEMRARGSYLEPGAMDKIIADLQQMYGLEGTLFDQYLAFWGRLFRGDLGVSFFQFPTPVLDLIMTALPWTTGLLLTTTLLSWALGNLIGGFAGYYANRRWSRALDTVAMVVRPLPYYIFAFALLLLFAYLLRWFPVSGGARLGMRPSWTWTFVQSVLWHSVLPALSIFILSAAVWFQTMKLVVQNINAESFVAYAKLSGVREHRIVSRYVIRNALLPQITGLGLSLGLIFSGALITEIVYSYPGLGTLLYNAIVNGDYNLIMGITIFSIVAITTSVLIVDLIYPFFDPRIRYR; encoded by the coding sequence ATGTTTCTGAAACAGTATCTGATCCCGCGCCTGATACAGTATGTGCTGGTCATTTTCCTGGGGATCACGGCGGTCTTTTTCATCCCGCGCCTGCTGCCGAATGATCCGGTGCTGCGCACGATCGCCGAGATGCGCGCACGCGGCTCGTACCTCGAACCAGGAGCAATGGATAAGATCATCGCCGACTTGCAGCAGATGTATGGGCTGGAAGGAACGCTGTTCGACCAGTATCTGGCGTTCTGGGGTCGGCTTTTCCGCGGCGATCTCGGAGTTTCGTTCTTTCAGTTTCCAACGCCGGTGCTCGACCTGATCATGACAGCCTTGCCATGGACCACAGGGTTGTTGCTCACAACCACCCTCTTGTCGTGGGCGCTTGGCAATCTGATCGGCGGATTCGCCGGCTATTACGCGAACCGGCGCTGGTCGCGCGCGCTCGATACGGTTGCGATGGTGGTGCGTCCCTTGCCCTACTACATCTTCGCTTTTGCGCTGCTGCTGCTCTTTGCCTATCTCCTGCGCTGGTTCCCGGTTTCAGGCGGCGCCAGGCTGGGGATGCGGCCATCCTGGACATGGACCTTCGTCCAGAGCGTACTCTGGCATTCGGTGCTGCCGGCGCTCTCGATCTTCATTCTGAGCGCCGCCGTCTGGTTTCAGACGATGAAACTGGTGGTGCAGAACATCAACGCGGAAAGTTTCGTCGCTTACGCCAAACTTAGCGGCGTTCGAGAGCACCGGATCGTCTCGCGCTATGTCATCCGTAACGCCCTGTTGCCGCAGATCACGGGGCTGGGGCTATCACTGGGGTTGATCTTCAGCGGGGCGTTGATTACCGAGATCGTGTATTCGTATCCCGGATTGGGCACCCTGCTTTACAATGCCATCGTCAACGGCGATTACAATCTGATCATGGGTATCACCATCTTCTCGATTGTCGCTATCACGACCAGTGTTCTCATTGTCGATCTGATCTACCCGTTCTTCGACCCGCGGATCCGGTATAGGTAG
- a CDS encoding ABC transporter substrate-binding protein translates to MRRTRLLLTGLLLVVSLIIAACGGGPAAPAATPAGSATTPAAPAPAGGTDATLTEFGDLPRHETLIVDILTGRVGSPDDFNNWVGWKWRDRGMQNLANEPLWSVDFATGKIIPGLAEGDPVYNADFTALTIPLRKGVTWHDGQPFTAADVVFTVETLMKHEGFGDNSFFVENVKSVSAVDDHTVAFELNAPNSRFHTRFLDRWGCTWIMPKHIWESVEDPVTFKFNPFIGTGPYKLHSFDPSGFWTIWEKRADWDKSPTGMMYGEPKPKYVIFRYFANEGAKILAQLTHQVDVVNVSSDGLKAVLTQCDSCRAYQLNWPYVVNNDPAQTGITFNTARAPYDNRDVRWALLLAIDIAEYMGIAVDGTGALSPVHIPSLSNYPKDFIQPMLPWLEEFTLDLGNGETFKPFDRNASQRIAEYARSRGYAVPDDPAEQAKLFGYGWYKYAPDVAEKLLVKNGFTKTSDGKWLLPDGTPWKIRCLTGTQLATGMGERNCVAAVQQWKRFGIDAEVYSSEAAASLNATGDFDVSSNWPAQEPWGAGPDLYRVLDYYNSAYVKPVGENTSGHPSRWSSPEMDATIEKLRQTDPTNYQAVVDVGIEGLKIAVREMPGIPTYGYVGFIAWDQTYWTNWPGAENPYTQPYTHWGPFKYMTPFLQPTGTR, encoded by the coding sequence GTGAGACGGACACGACTGCTTCTGACGGGGCTGCTGCTCGTGGTCAGCCTGATCATCGCCGCCTGTGGGGGAGGACCGGCGGCGCCAGCAGCAACACCAGCCGGTTCAGCGACGACGCCAGCCGCGCCGGCGCCGGCGGGCGGAACAGACGCGACACTGACGGAGTTTGGCGATCTGCCGCGCCACGAGACGTTGATCGTCGATATTCTCACCGGGCGGGTCGGCTCGCCGGACGACTTCAACAACTGGGTGGGCTGGAAGTGGCGTGATCGCGGGATGCAGAACCTGGCGAACGAGCCGCTCTGGTCGGTTGATTTCGCCACCGGCAAGATTATTCCGGGTCTGGCAGAGGGCGATCCGGTTTACAACGCAGATTTTACCGCCCTCACGATTCCGCTGCGCAAGGGGGTGACGTGGCACGACGGACAGCCGTTCACAGCGGCAGACGTGGTCTTCACCGTCGAAACGCTGATGAAACACGAGGGGTTCGGCGACAACAGTTTTTTCGTGGAGAATGTGAAATCGGTCTCCGCCGTTGATGATCATACCGTCGCCTTCGAGTTGAACGCGCCGAACTCGCGCTTCCACACCCGCTTCCTGGATCGCTGGGGCTGCACCTGGATTATGCCCAAGCATATCTGGGAGTCGGTGGAAGACCCGGTCACGTTTAAGTTTAACCCCTTCATCGGCACCGGTCCGTACAAACTGCACAGTTTCGACCCATCCGGGTTCTGGACGATTTGGGAGAAACGGGCTGACTGGGACAAGAGTCCGACCGGCATGATGTACGGTGAACCAAAGCCCAAATATGTCATCTTCCGGTACTTCGCCAACGAAGGCGCTAAGATTCTGGCGCAGTTAACCCATCAGGTCGATGTTGTCAACGTGTCGTCCGACGGGCTTAAGGCCGTGCTGACCCAGTGCGACTCCTGCCGCGCCTATCAGTTGAACTGGCCCTACGTCGTCAACAATGATCCGGCGCAGACCGGCATCACGTTCAACACCGCCAGGGCGCCGTATGACAACCGCGATGTGCGATGGGCGCTGCTGCTGGCAATTGATATTGCCGAATACATGGGCATTGCCGTCGATGGCACCGGCGCGCTCAGCCCGGTTCACATTCCGTCGCTGTCGAACTATCCCAAAGACTTCATCCAACCGATGCTGCCCTGGCTGGAAGAGTTCACCCTCGATCTCGGCAATGGCGAAACCTTCAAGCCCTTCGACCGAAACGCCTCGCAGCGCATCGCCGAGTATGCTCGCTCGCGCGGCTACGCTGTGCCCGACGATCCCGCCGAGCAGGCAAAACTGTTTGGCTATGGCTGGTACAAGTATGCGCCCGATGTCGCCGAAAAGCTGCTGGTCAAGAACGGCTTCACCAAGACGTCCGACGGCAAATGGCTCTTGCCGGACGGCACGCCCTGGAAGATTCGCTGCCTGACCGGCACGCAACTGGCGACCGGCATGGGTGAACGCAACTGCGTCGCCGCTGTGCAGCAGTGGAAGAGATTCGGCATCGACGCCGAGGTGTATTCCTCGGAAGCGGCAGCAAGCCTGAATGCAACCGGCGATTTCGACGTTTCCAGCAACTGGCCCGCGCAGGAACCCTGGGGCGCCGGACCAGACCTCTACCGTGTGCTCGACTACTACAACTCGGCGTATGTGAAACCGGTCGGCGAGAATACCAGCGGTCACCCGTCGCGCTGGTCGAGTCCGGAGATGGATGCGACGATCGAGAAATTGCGCCAGACCGATCCCACCAATTATCAGGCGGTCGTTGATGTCGGCATCGAAGGCTTGAAGATTGCCGTGCGTGAAATGCCCGGCATTCCGACCTATGGCTATGTCGGGTTCATTGCATGGGATCAGACCTACTGGACCAACTGGCCCGGCGCTGAGAATCCCTACACGCAACCGTATACGCACTGGGGTCCGTTCAAATATATGACGCCGTTCCTTCAGCCAACCGGGACGCGGTAA
- a CDS encoding LacI family DNA-binding transcriptional regulator: MHETHTGVTIRDVARAAGVSVSTVSRVLNGKDDVAPETAAAVRRVIEELGYASSLAARSLRSRATHVIGVIVQDMWHPFISMVIKGINQVAAAHDYDLLAYASARRTAETLAQWEQRQVAQLNGAVTDGIIVVTPRSATYRTAFPVVAVDPNQADTEFPAVISTNRQGVLEAMRYLLALGHRRIGFITGRMDLQSAVRRFDGYRSALAEAGIPLDPALIVEGDYTRENGFAGALRLLTQPRPPTAIMASSDDTALGVYDAAAEIGLRIPDDLSVIGFDNTPAGALLNPPLTTVDQFIEKMGALAAEVLLQHIQGLPGETRIHKVPTRLVVRQSCRAITSDD; encoded by the coding sequence ATGCACGAAACGCACACCGGTGTCACAATCCGCGATGTTGCGCGCGCCGCAGGCGTATCGGTCTCGACGGTCTCGCGCGTCCTGAACGGCAAGGACGATGTGGCGCCAGAGACTGCCGCCGCCGTTCGGCGCGTGATCGAGGAGCTTGGCTACGCCTCCAGCCTGGCGGCGCGCAGCCTGCGCAGCCGGGCAACCCACGTCATCGGCGTCATCGTGCAGGATATGTGGCATCCCTTCATCTCGATGGTCATCAAAGGGATCAACCAGGTCGCAGCGGCGCACGACTACGATCTGCTCGCTTACGCCAGCGCGCGGCGCACTGCCGAGACGCTGGCGCAGTGGGAACAGCGCCAGGTGGCACAACTCAACGGCGCCGTCACCGACGGAATCATCGTGGTGACGCCGCGATCCGCCACCTATCGCACCGCCTTCCCGGTCGTCGCGGTCGACCCGAATCAAGCGGACACCGAGTTTCCGGCAGTCATTTCCACCAACCGACAAGGCGTTCTCGAAGCGATGCGTTACCTGCTGGCATTGGGGCATCGCCGCATCGGGTTCATCACCGGACGCATGGATTTGCAGAGCGCCGTGCGCCGTTTTGATGGCTATCGCAGCGCCCTCGCAGAGGCCGGCATTCCACTCGATCCGGCGCTGATCGTCGAAGGAGACTACACCCGCGAAAACGGGTTTGCCGGCGCGCTCCGGTTGCTGACGCAACCGCGCCCGCCGACGGCAATCATGGCATCGAGCGACGATACCGCGCTTGGCGTGTACGATGCAGCCGCAGAAATTGGGCTACGCATTCCAGACGACCTCTCGGTGATCGGTTTCGACAACACTCCGGCCGGCGCGCTTCTCAATCCTCCGCTCACCACCGTCGATCAGTTCATCGAAAAGATGGGCGCTCTGGCGGCAGAGGTCCTGCTCCAACACATCCAGGGACTTCCCGGCGAAACCCGCATTCACAAGGTGCCGACGCGCCTGGTCGTGCGCCAGTCGTGTCGCGCGATCACATCGGACGATTAG